A region from the Streptosporangium sp. NBC_01756 genome encodes:
- a CDS encoding Gfo/Idh/MocA family protein has translation MKIAVAGLGVAAQVMYLPLLARRPELFRVTAVCDLDPAQAEAVGRQSGARWFADLAAMLDHGGFDALIVLTAGTHGALVTAALERGHAVLCEKPLAYSQAEVRALKNESRLMVGYMKQYDPAVRRAVALLGGRPVRHLDVTVLHPTGEAQLAFARVRPSRPSAAALEPWISADEVALETALGAAPPPIRSLYSGVVLGSLCHDLALLRAFSGPPATVEHTAVWDGPSLEVSGALGTGRYGLRWHYLPGHPAYRETVAVHHEEGTLELVFPSPYLLNAPTVLTAVSLDGTTEVRAVHRDVSEAFERQLEAFHALVTEGTAPLTGLAGGLADIVTAQKIIKSVAGPSIGGEARDA, from the coding sequence GTGAAGATCGCTGTCGCGGGGCTGGGTGTCGCCGCACAGGTGATGTACCTGCCGTTGCTGGCCAGGCGGCCCGAGCTGTTCCGGGTGACCGCCGTCTGCGACCTCGACCCCGCCCAGGCCGAGGCGGTCGGGCGGCAGAGCGGGGCGCGCTGGTTCGCCGACCTCGCGGCGATGCTCGACCACGGGGGCTTCGACGCGCTCATCGTGCTCACCGCCGGAACCCACGGGGCCCTCGTCACCGCCGCGCTGGAACGCGGCCACGCCGTCCTGTGCGAGAAACCCCTCGCCTACAGCCAGGCCGAGGTGCGCGCGCTGAAGAACGAGTCGCGGCTGATGGTGGGCTATATGAAGCAGTACGACCCGGCCGTGCGGCGGGCCGTCGCGCTCCTGGGCGGCCGTCCCGTCCGGCACCTGGACGTCACCGTGCTCCACCCCACGGGCGAGGCGCAGCTCGCCTTCGCCCGGGTCCGTCCCTCGCGGCCGTCCGCCGCCGCGCTCGAACCGTGGATCAGCGCCGACGAGGTGGCCCTGGAGACCGCGCTGGGCGCCGCGCCCCCGCCGATCAGGTCGCTCTACTCCGGGGTCGTGCTCGGCAGCCTCTGCCATGACCTGGCGCTGCTGCGCGCCTTCAGCGGCCCGCCCGCCACCGTCGAGCACACCGCCGTGTGGGACGGACCCTCCCTGGAGGTCAGCGGAGCCCTCGGGACGGGCCGGTACGGCCTGCGCTGGCACTACCTGCCCGGCCACCCCGCCTACCGGGAGACCGTCGCCGTCCACCACGAGGAGGGCACGCTGGAGCTGGTCTTCCCCTCCCCCTACCTGCTGAACGCCCCTACGGTCCTGACCGCCGTCTCCCTGGACGGGACCACAGAGGTCAGAGCCGTCCACCGGGACGTGTCCGAGGCCTTCGAGCGCCAACTGGAGGCGTTCCACGCCCTCGTCACCGAGGGCACCGCGCCGCTCACCGGCCTCGCCGGCGGCCTGGCCGACATCGTGACAGCCCAGAAGATCATCAAATCGGTCGCCGGACCGTCCATCGGAGGCGAGGCACGTGACGCCTGA
- a CDS encoding carbohydrate ABC transporter permease, with amino-acid sequence MNLVRHVLGRIASAVFLAVVVSFFALPMLWLASAPFDAHPSVTASLPEFTLKNFRAILDNPYALGSIGNSVVQAGGAAVLVVVLAALAAYALSRVRVPGRDALLYVLLLLSSVVTGTAAMVPIFELASRLDLIDTHLGVVLTVSGGLLPAAIFILKDFMDATPTSYEESARVFGASPLQILRHIVVPLVRPGLATIAVWAVANVWSGFLLQYILLRDPDKSPGSVVLYTLYTEGGQPNLSLISTFSLLYSLPVVLMYLFVSSRYGFRFHGGIKR; translated from the coding sequence ATGAACCTCGTCCGGCACGTACTCGGCCGGATCGCCTCGGCCGTCTTCCTGGCGGTCGTCGTCTCCTTCTTCGCGCTGCCGATGCTCTGGCTGGCCTCGGCGCCGTTCGACGCCCACCCCTCCGTCACGGCGTCGCTGCCGGAGTTCACGCTGAAAAACTTCCGGGCCATCCTCGACAACCCCTACGCGCTCGGCTCCATCGGCAACTCGGTCGTCCAGGCGGGCGGCGCGGCGGTGCTCGTGGTCGTGCTGGCCGCGCTGGCCGCCTACGCCCTCTCCCGGGTCAGGGTGCCCGGGCGTGACGCCCTGCTGTACGTGCTGCTGCTGCTGTCGTCGGTGGTCACCGGGACCGCCGCGATGGTGCCGATCTTCGAGCTGGCCTCGCGGCTGGACCTGATCGACACCCACCTCGGGGTCGTCCTCACCGTCTCCGGCGGCCTGCTCCCCGCGGCGATCTTCATCCTGAAGGACTTCATGGACGCCACCCCCACCTCCTACGAGGAGTCCGCGCGGGTCTTCGGCGCCTCACCGCTGCAGATCCTGCGGCACATCGTCGTCCCGCTGGTACGGCCCGGCCTGGCCACGATCGCGGTGTGGGCCGTGGCCAACGTGTGGAGCGGCTTCCTGCTCCAGTACATCCTGCTGCGCGACCCGGACAAGTCCCCCGGGTCGGTCGTCCTCTACACCCTCTACACCGAGGGCGGCCAGCCCAACCTGTCCCTGATCTCGACGTTCTCGCTGCTCTACTCGCTGCCGGTGGTACTGATGTACCTGTTCGTCAGCAGCAGGTACGGCTTCCGCTTCCATGGAGGGATCAAGCGTTGA
- a CDS encoding extracellular solute-binding protein, whose amino-acid sequence MRLFNRPVLITALAATVLALPGCGSGAPAADEGTTLVITANSISGGKNSASAEWIKQWVIPRFEAAQKAAGRDVRVLFQPNGVGDEQYKTKMALDLKSKTGADVFDLDGIWVGEFAQAGYLRPLTEVGGADVETWEGWQQIPQAVQGLGIFDGKKYGLPQGTDGRVLYYHKGLFKKAGLPEPWQPKSWQEILDAGAALKKLPGVTPIQINAGTAMGEATAMQGALPLLAGTGTEIYSGGKWTGSSQGVRDVLELYRRIYAGGLGDPKLQQEAKGRDKSFAEFADGRIGILAEGDYFWRSVIEPKVGVAPMADRDQVVGYAKIPAMRPGTGIRGQDFVSMSGGAVRVLNPFSKHPRQAWELLSFMHSAEAVKAELAGAARVTSRSDVNTEVLAGDPMLSFVSEEILPITTYRPGLAVYPQVSAALQEATAAVVSGRPVEEAATAYRTKVEGLVGGSGNVAN is encoded by the coding sequence GTGAGACTCTTCAACCGACCTGTCCTGATTACCGCACTGGCAGCCACCGTCCTCGCGCTACCCGGCTGCGGTTCCGGCGCCCCCGCCGCGGACGAGGGCACCACCCTGGTCATCACCGCCAACTCCATCTCCGGCGGCAAGAACTCGGCCAGCGCCGAGTGGATCAAACAGTGGGTCATCCCCCGGTTCGAGGCCGCGCAGAAGGCCGCGGGACGTGACGTCCGCGTGCTGTTCCAGCCCAACGGCGTGGGCGACGAGCAGTACAAGACGAAGATGGCCCTGGACCTGAAGTCGAAGACCGGGGCCGACGTGTTCGACCTCGACGGGATCTGGGTGGGCGAGTTCGCCCAGGCCGGATACCTCAGACCGCTCACCGAGGTGGGCGGGGCGGACGTGGAGACGTGGGAGGGATGGCAGCAGATCCCCCAGGCCGTGCAGGGCCTGGGCATCTTCGACGGCAAGAAGTACGGGCTGCCGCAGGGGACCGACGGCCGGGTTCTGTACTACCACAAGGGGCTTTTCAAGAAGGCCGGCCTGCCGGAGCCGTGGCAGCCGAAGAGCTGGCAGGAGATCCTCGACGCGGGTGCGGCACTGAAGAAGCTGCCCGGCGTGACACCGATCCAGATCAACGCGGGCACCGCCATGGGCGAGGCCACCGCGATGCAGGGCGCCCTGCCCCTGCTGGCCGGCACCGGCACGGAGATCTACTCGGGCGGCAAGTGGACCGGCTCCTCCCAGGGGGTCCGGGACGTGCTGGAGCTCTACCGCCGGATCTACGCCGGCGGGCTGGGCGATCCGAAGCTCCAGCAGGAGGCCAAGGGCCGTGACAAGTCCTTCGCCGAGTTCGCCGACGGCAGGATCGGCATCCTGGCGGAGGGCGACTACTTCTGGCGGTCGGTGATCGAGCCCAAGGTCGGTGTGGCTCCGATGGCCGACCGCGACCAGGTGGTGGGCTACGCCAAGATTCCCGCCATGCGGCCCGGCACCGGAATCCGCGGCCAGGACTTCGTCAGCATGTCCGGCGGAGCCGTACGCGTGCTGAATCCCTTCTCCAAGCACCCCCGGCAGGCGTGGGAGCTGCTGTCGTTCATGCACTCCGCCGAGGCGGTCAAGGCCGAACTCGCCGGAGCCGCCCGCGTCACCTCCCGTTCCGACGTCAACACCGAGGTTCTCGCCGGCGACCCGATGCTGAGCTTCGTCTCCGAGGAGATCCTGCCGATCACCACCTACCGCCCCGGCCTGGCCGTCTACCCCCAGGTGTCGGCCGCCCTGCAGGAGGCCACGGCGGCCGTCGTCTCCGGCAGGCCCGTCGAGGAGGCCGCCACGGCCTACCGGACCAAAGTGGAGGGACTGGTCGGTGGATCCGGCAACGTCGCCAACTGA
- a CDS encoding ABC transporter ATP-binding protein, producing MHGLTKVFPGGVRALDSLDLDVGEGEFFALLGPSGCGKTTLLRSIAGLETPTSGRIDIGHTDVTALPPGRRDVAMVFQDYALFPHMDVTANIAYPLRIKKTPRVRREARAAEVAARLSLTELLGRRPGQLSGGQQQRVALARAIACRPRVFLFDEPLSNLDARLRLEARTFLKRLQDELGVTTVFVTHDQGEALALAHRIAVMDAGRITQVGTPAEIFHRPATPFVASFIGSTPMNLLPGEVSGDTLHVAGAVLPAPEGLPDGVPIVYGVRPEYVDLSPTPRDDGFAGRVAVLENLGTASLVTLEGAGHLVQAVAPEGDEPAVGTTVWAVPRRGRALVYHDDRLAGRI from the coding sequence GTGCACGGCCTGACCAAGGTGTTCCCCGGGGGAGTCCGGGCCCTCGACTCCCTCGACCTCGACGTCGGCGAGGGCGAGTTCTTCGCGCTGCTGGGCCCCTCGGGCTGCGGCAAGACCACGCTGCTGCGGAGCATCGCCGGTCTGGAGACCCCCACCTCCGGAAGGATCGACATCGGCCACACCGATGTGACCGCCCTGCCGCCCGGCCGCCGCGACGTCGCCATGGTCTTCCAGGACTACGCCCTCTTCCCCCACATGGACGTCACCGCCAACATCGCCTACCCCCTGAGGATCAAGAAGACGCCCCGTGTCCGGCGCGAGGCCCGGGCCGCCGAGGTCGCCGCCAGGCTCAGCCTCACCGAACTGCTCGGCAGGCGCCCCGGACAGCTGTCCGGCGGCCAGCAGCAGCGGGTCGCGCTCGCCCGGGCCATCGCCTGCCGTCCCCGGGTGTTCCTGTTCGACGAACCCCTGTCCAACCTCGACGCCCGCCTCCGGCTGGAGGCCCGCACCTTCCTCAAGCGCCTGCAGGACGAGCTCGGCGTCACCACCGTGTTCGTCACGCACGACCAGGGCGAGGCCCTCGCGCTGGCCCACCGGATCGCCGTGATGGACGCCGGGCGGATCACCCAGGTCGGCACCCCGGCCGAGATCTTCCACCGGCCCGCCACCCCCTTCGTCGCCTCCTTCATCGGTTCCACCCCGATGAACCTGCTGCCCGGCGAGGTCAGCGGCGACACGCTGCACGTGGCGGGAGCCGTACTGCCCGCCCCCGAGGGCCTGCCGGACGGCGTACCGATCGTGTACGGCGTGCGCCCCGAGTACGTCGACCTGTCACCCACCCCCAGGGACGACGGGTTCGCCGGCCGGGTCGCCGTGCTGGAGAACCTCGGCACCGCCAGCCTCGTCACCCTGGAGGGCGCCGGCCATCTCGTCCAGGCCGTCGCCCCCGAAGGCGACGAGCCCGCCGTCGGCACGACCGTCTGGGCCGTCCCCCGGCGGGGCCGCGCCCTCGTCTACCACGACGACCGGCTGGCCGGCCGGATATGA
- a CDS encoding alpha-mannosidase produces MTPDIVIVPHTHWDREWYLPFQRFRLGLVRMLDEVLDTMAADPGYRFTMDGQLAALEDYLEIRPERLGEVRGLVAEGRFAAGPWLILADEFLCAGETLIRNLEYGMRGAAGLGGFMRVGYLPDQFGHCAQMPQILRQAGLEHACVWRGVPASVDRDAFAWVGADGTAIRTQYLPGGYGNAVALFSGPAEALTDRLTAFTETLRPWHPTGPLLAMYGADHSAPAADITTAGLRVATLHDYVTAADPALAGLPAVHGELRSHARANILPGVISARMPAKQAMARAERIVTRYAEPLSALWTPGSTAAARLLDMAWRRLIACSGHDSITGCGADETAQQVAARIAEAEQIGQAVVDMVSASLAGQAARDALVVVNPSPFPRTALVLADLPESRAALLAPDGGQVPAQRLELAPTLLDETVMDDLTQLLGRIHERELFGQEILSWSAAEDVFTVVVGRHATTGYDYADLRSAVLGHAAARPGPWRVRTCAEPVVTVAAQVTVAPLGRTVLTSAPVPAPAPHSPGWTRPDDGTLDNGLLRVTVAADGTLSLFSAGAEAHGVGRVVDGGDAGDTYNHAPPRDDVLVDTPVRVEVDGVCTGPLVSVLEIHREYAWPVCSTPDARSEATERVTVTTRAELRAGEPYLRLETSFDNHCRDHRVRWHAPLPRPAAESFSEGQLSVVRRGLTAEGGCGEHPLPTFPAEGFVTAGGLAVLLDQVTEYELTGGDLALTLIRSVGLLSSNRNAYRDEPAGPQLPTPAAQCPGPVTMRFAVLPHHGAWHEAALPRLAEEYRHALLAVPGSGHGPAAPGAEGSGVSSAGAGGPGVSSAGATGPGASSAGVGASVEVEGAGVVLAALRERDGELEIRLVAEHPAATEAVIRGPFGAARRADLRGTAGERLEVTGGAVRLPLRPFEIATVHLTRAG; encoded by the coding sequence GTGACGCCTGACATAGTGATCGTCCCGCACACCCACTGGGACCGCGAGTGGTATCTGCCCTTCCAGCGGTTCCGGCTCGGCCTGGTCCGCATGCTCGACGAGGTCCTCGACACGATGGCCGCCGACCCCGGCTACCGGTTCACCATGGACGGCCAGCTCGCCGCCCTGGAGGACTACCTGGAGATCCGTCCCGAGCGGCTCGGCGAGGTGCGGGGGCTCGTCGCGGAGGGCCGCTTCGCCGCGGGGCCGTGGCTCATCCTGGCCGACGAGTTCCTCTGCGCCGGGGAGACCCTGATCCGCAACCTGGAGTACGGCATGCGCGGCGCCGCCGGACTCGGCGGCTTCATGCGGGTCGGCTACCTGCCGGACCAGTTCGGCCACTGCGCCCAGATGCCGCAGATCCTGCGCCAGGCCGGCCTCGAACACGCCTGCGTGTGGCGCGGCGTGCCCGCCTCCGTCGACCGGGACGCCTTCGCCTGGGTCGGCGCCGACGGCACCGCGATCCGCACCCAGTATCTCCCCGGCGGGTACGGCAACGCCGTCGCCCTGTTCAGCGGCCCCGCCGAAGCGCTCACCGACCGGCTGACCGCGTTCACCGAGACGCTGCGCCCCTGGCACCCCACCGGCCCCCTGCTGGCCATGTACGGTGCCGACCACAGCGCCCCGGCCGCCGACATCACCACCGCCGGGCTGCGTGTCGCCACCCTCCACGACTACGTCACCGCCGCCGATCCCGCCCTCGCGGGGCTGCCCGCCGTCCACGGAGAGCTGCGCTCCCACGCCCGCGCGAACATCCTGCCCGGCGTGATCTCCGCCCGCATGCCCGCCAAGCAGGCCATGGCCCGCGCCGAACGGATCGTCACCCGTTACGCCGAACCCCTGTCGGCGCTCTGGACGCCCGGCAGCACCGCCGCCGCGAGGCTGCTCGACATGGCCTGGCGCCGCCTCATCGCCTGCAGCGGACACGACTCCATCACCGGCTGCGGCGCCGACGAGACCGCTCAGCAGGTCGCCGCCCGCATCGCCGAGGCCGAGCAGATCGGCCAGGCCGTCGTCGACATGGTCAGCGCCTCACTCGCCGGGCAGGCCGCCCGCGACGCCCTGGTGGTCGTCAACCCCTCGCCCTTCCCGCGCACCGCCCTGGTCCTGGCCGACCTGCCCGAGAGCCGCGCCGCCCTGCTCGCGCCGGACGGCGGGCAGGTGCCCGCACAACGGCTGGAGCTGGCCCCCACCCTGCTCGACGAGACCGTCATGGACGATCTCACCCAGCTGCTGGGGCGGATCCACGAACGCGAGCTCTTCGGCCAGGAGATCCTCTCCTGGTCCGCCGCCGAGGACGTCTTCACCGTCGTCGTCGGCCGCCACGCCACCACCGGCTACGACTACGCCGACCTCCGATCGGCGGTGCTGGGGCACGCCGCCGCCCGTCCCGGGCCGTGGCGGGTCCGCACCTGCGCCGAGCCCGTCGTCACCGTCGCCGCCCAGGTCACCGTCGCACCGCTCGGCCGGACCGTGCTGACCTCCGCGCCCGTGCCCGCCCCGGCACCGCACTCCCCCGGCTGGACACGGCCTGACGACGGCACCCTCGACAACGGCCTGCTACGCGTCACCGTGGCCGCCGACGGCACCCTGTCGCTCTTCTCCGCCGGCGCCGAGGCCCACGGCGTGGGCCGCGTCGTCGACGGCGGCGACGCGGGCGACACCTACAACCACGCCCCGCCCCGCGACGACGTCCTGGTGGACACCCCCGTCCGGGTCGAGGTCGACGGTGTCTGCACCGGGCCGCTGGTGTCGGTCCTGGAGATCCACCGCGAGTACGCCTGGCCGGTCTGCTCGACTCCGGACGCGCGTTCGGAGGCCACCGAGCGCGTCACCGTCACCACCAGGGCCGAGCTCCGGGCGGGCGAGCCCTACCTGCGGCTGGAGACGTCCTTCGACAACCACTGCCGCGACCACCGGGTCCGCTGGCACGCCCCGCTGCCCCGCCCCGCGGCGGAGTCCTTCTCCGAGGGGCAGCTGTCGGTCGTGCGGCGCGGGCTGACCGCAGAGGGCGGCTGCGGCGAACACCCGCTGCCCACCTTCCCCGCCGAGGGATTCGTCACCGCCGGTGGCCTGGCGGTCCTGCTGGACCAGGTGACCGAGTACGAGCTGACCGGCGGAGACCTGGCACTCACCCTGATCCGCTCGGTGGGACTGCTGTCCAGCAACCGCAACGCCTACCGCGACGAGCCCGCCGGACCCCAGCTCCCCACCCCCGCCGCCCAGTGCCCGGGGCCGGTCACGATGCGTTTCGCCGTGCTGCCGCACCACGGCGCCTGGCACGAGGCGGCGCTGCCGCGTCTGGCCGAGGAGTATCGGCACGCGCTGCTGGCCGTACCGGGTTCGGGGCACGGTCCTGCCGCTCCCGGCGCCGAAGGCTCTGGGGTGTCCTCAGCGGGCGCCGGAGGTCCTGGGGTGTCCTCGGCAGGCGCCACGGGCCCTGGGGCGTCCTCCGCCGGCGTCGGGGCGTCCGTCGAGGTCGAGGGCGCGGGCGTGGTGCTCGCCGCGCTGCGGGAACGGGACGGCGAGCTGGAGATCAGGCTCGTGGCCGAGCATCCGGCGGCCACCGAGGCCGTGATCCGCGGCCCGTTCGGTGCCGCCCGCCGCGCCGACCTGCGCGGCACGGCGGGCGAACGGCTGGAGGTCACCGGTGGAGCCGTGCGGCTACCGCTGCGTCCCTTCGAGATCGCGACCGTTCACCTGACGAGAGCGGGCTGA
- a CDS encoding carbohydrate ABC transporter permease — protein sequence MDTDAAGLGRGRAVAFTLPALVLIGVFLIFPAIWTIYLGLTDYRLTGLAAADPRLVGADNYTAALGDGRFRNSLWLTVQFVLGSAIIGQAGLGFALAWTMRDRRGPLRKVVEALVLLSWILPGSVVAFLWIALLDRDGGTLNTLLGTPGAAWLLDHPMLSIIVFNVWRGTAFSMMLYSAALENVPPSHLETARLAGASTFQQLRDVVLPRIKGHVLTNVLLTSLWTFNDFTPFLLTAGGPEGRSEILSVYIYNVALRDGQLGAGAAVSFLVLLINLVFALAYLRLLRDRREVPG from the coding sequence ATGGACACGGACGCGGCGGGGCTGGGGCGGGGGCGGGCGGTCGCGTTCACGCTGCCCGCCCTCGTGCTCATCGGAGTTTTTCTGATCTTCCCGGCGATCTGGACGATCTATCTCGGGCTCACCGACTACCGGCTGACCGGGCTGGCGGCGGCCGACCCGCGGCTGGTGGGGGCCGACAACTACACCGCCGCCCTCGGCGACGGGCGGTTCCGGAACTCGCTCTGGCTGACCGTGCAGTTCGTCCTCGGCTCGGCGATCATCGGGCAGGCCGGGCTGGGGTTCGCCCTCGCGTGGACCATGCGCGACCGGCGAGGTCCGCTGCGGAAGGTCGTCGAGGCGCTGGTGCTGCTGTCGTGGATCCTGCCCGGCTCGGTGGTGGCGTTCCTGTGGATCGCGCTGCTGGACCGCGACGGCGGCACGCTCAACACCCTGCTCGGCACCCCCGGCGCGGCCTGGCTGCTCGACCACCCGATGCTGTCGATCATCGTGTTCAACGTCTGGCGGGGCACCGCCTTCTCGATGATGCTCTACTCGGCGGCGCTGGAGAACGTGCCGCCGTCCCACCTGGAGACCGCCCGCCTGGCGGGGGCGTCCACCTTCCAGCAGCTACGCGACGTGGTCCTGCCCCGGATCAAGGGGCACGTCCTGACCAACGTGCTGCTGACCAGCCTGTGGACGTTCAACGACTTCACCCCGTTCCTGCTCACCGCCGGCGGTCCCGAGGGGCGGTCGGAGATCCTGTCCGTCTACATCTACAACGTGGCCCTGCGCGACGGGCAGCTCGGCGCCGGCGCGGCCGTCTCCTTCCTCGTCCTCCTGATCAACCTCGTCTTCGCCCTGGCCTACCTGCGCCTGCTCCGCGACCGCCGGGAGGTGCCCGGATGA
- the prcB gene encoding proteasome subunit beta yields MGSHRDLPAGMVNHIFTNSGVSSFTEFVGAYAPDLLPGRNETLAAPVGDRIPHATTIVAATCAGGVVMAGDRRATSGNIISQRDMEKVFRTDEYSCMGIAGAASTGIEMARLYQVELEHYEKMEGRTLSVAGKANRLATMIRGNLGMAMQGLVVVPLFAAYDPEIDGGRIFGYDVGGGPYEQQQYHSIGSGSIFARGSLKKLYRENASPEEVVLTLIHALYDAADDDSATGGPDVTRKIWPVVAQITADGFHRLSDEAVGVHVQTVLDKRMSSPDGPVAPLR; encoded by the coding sequence GTGGGATCGCACAGGGACCTGCCCGCCGGCATGGTGAATCACATCTTCACGAACAGCGGCGTCTCCTCATTCACCGAGTTCGTCGGGGCGTACGCGCCGGACTTGCTGCCCGGCCGAAACGAGACCCTGGCGGCCCCGGTGGGTGACCGGATTCCCCATGCCACCACGATCGTCGCGGCGACCTGCGCCGGCGGCGTGGTGATGGCCGGTGACCGCCGGGCGACCTCGGGCAACATCATCTCCCAGCGGGACATGGAGAAGGTGTTCCGTACCGACGAATACTCCTGCATGGGCATCGCCGGGGCGGCGAGCACCGGCATCGAGATGGCCCGCCTCTACCAGGTGGAGCTTGAGCACTACGAGAAGATGGAAGGCCGCACGCTCTCGGTCGCGGGCAAGGCCAACCGGCTCGCCACCATGATCCGCGGCAACCTCGGCATGGCCATGCAGGGGCTGGTCGTGGTGCCGCTGTTCGCCGCCTACGACCCCGAGATCGACGGCGGGCGCATCTTCGGATACGACGTCGGAGGCGGTCCCTACGAGCAGCAGCAGTACCACTCGATCGGCTCCGGATCGATCTTCGCGCGGGGCTCGCTGAAAAAGCTCTACCGGGAGAACGCCTCACCCGAGGAGGTCGTGCTGACGCTCATCCACGCCCTCTACGACGCCGCCGACGACGACTCGGCCACCGGCGGCCCCGACGTCACCCGCAAGATCTGGCCCGTCGTAGCGCAGATCACCGCCGACGGCTTCCACCGTCTGTCCGACGAGGCGGTGGGCGTCCACGTCCAGACCGTCCTCGACAAGCGGATGAGCTCCCCTGACGGCCCCGTCGCCCCGCTGCGCTAA
- a CDS encoding ubiquitin-like protein Pup, with product MASKDTGGQKQTGRTDRETEETTTVDSSDVQERNEKLSDDVDSILDEIDEVLEENAEEFVRSYIQKGGQ from the coding sequence ATGGCGAGCAAGGACACCGGCGGGCAGAAGCAGACCGGCCGGACCGACAGGGAGACGGAGGAGACCACCACGGTCGACTCCTCCGACGTCCAGGAGCGCAACGAGAAGCTCTCGGATGACGTCGACTCGATTCTCGACGAGATCGACGAGGTCCTTGAGGAGAACGCGGAGGAGTTCGTCAGGTCCTACATCCAAAAGGGCGGACAGTAG
- a CDS encoding CehA/McbA family metallohydrolase — protein sequence MRALRVTGRWALEDRLAAPVHDVPFELPADARGFTVRLSYDRSAGVLDLGCSGPLGFRGWSGGARSEYTITPAWATPGYLSGEPEPGVWRVLLGLHRIPPGGLPYELSVIPHLSPPVAPPARPGLRPPPPPREPAAARRALPSLDGLRWLAGDLHAHTVHSDGSLSVSELACLAADRGLDFLAVTDHNTVSHHAELAAAATFAAITLIPGQEVTTDLGHANAFGDIGWIDFRQGPDSWARTVRDRGGVLSINHPVAGDCAWRHPMAERPPAVEVWHWSWWDRTWGAPLAWTQTWSAGAAMIGGSDYHRPEEGRPPGDPTTWVLAADPLEGLRAGATAVSATPDGPLLLRHGDDFLIVGGDGLVLWGPDTRRAVVGDRVTVPARPGPHRLETYRNEVMALCT from the coding sequence ATGAGGGCACTGCGCGTCACCGGCCGCTGGGCGCTGGAGGACCGGCTCGCCGCTCCCGTCCACGACGTCCCCTTCGAACTGCCCGCCGACGCCCGGGGCTTCACCGTGCGGCTCTCCTACGACCGCTCCGCGGGCGTGCTGGACCTCGGCTGCTCCGGGCCGCTGGGTTTCCGCGGCTGGTCGGGCGGGGCCCGCTCCGAGTACACGATCACCCCTGCCTGGGCCACCCCCGGCTATCTGTCCGGCGAGCCCGAACCCGGTGTGTGGCGGGTGCTCCTGGGGCTCCACCGCATCCCGCCGGGCGGCCTGCCGTACGAACTGAGTGTCATCCCGCATCTGTCCCCGCCCGTCGCGCCGCCCGCCCGGCCCGGCCTGCGGCCCCCTCCCCCGCCCCGCGAACCGGCCGCCGCCAGGCGCGCCCTGCCCTCGCTCGACGGGCTGCGCTGGCTGGCCGGCGACCTGCACGCCCACACCGTCCACTCCGACGGCTCGCTCAGCGTCTCCGAACTCGCCTGCCTGGCAGCCGACCGGGGTCTGGACTTCCTGGCCGTCACCGACCACAACACCGTCAGCCACCACGCCGAACTGGCCGCCGCGGCCACCTTCGCCGCCATCACCCTGATCCCCGGCCAGGAGGTCACCACCGATCTCGGCCACGCCAACGCCTTCGGCGACATCGGCTGGATCGACTTCCGGCAGGGCCCCGACAGCTGGGCCCGCACCGTACGGGACAGGGGCGGGGTGCTGTCGATCAACCATCCCGTCGCCGGGGACTGCGCCTGGCGCCACCCCATGGCCGAGCGACCACCCGCGGTCGAGGTGTGGCACTGGAGCTGGTGGGACCGGACCTGGGGTGCGCCGCTGGCCTGGACGCAGACCTGGTCCGCCGGGGCGGCGATGATCGGCGGCAGCGACTACCACCGGCCCGAGGAGGGTCGTCCGCCCGGTGACCCCACCACCTGGGTGCTCGCCGCCGACCCCCTGGAAGGACTGCGCGCCGGCGCCACCGCCGTCTCCGCCACCCCCGACGGGCCGCTGCTGCTCCGCCACGGCGACGACTTCCTCATCGTCGGCGGTGACGGGCTGGTGCTGTGGGGGCCGGACACGAGGCGGGCCGTCGTCGGCGACAGGGTCACCGTCCCGGCCCGGCCGGGCCCCCACCGACTGGAAACGTACCGTAACGAGGTGATGGCGCTGTGCACGTGA